The following is a genomic window from Adhaeribacter radiodurans.
TGAGTATATTTATTATGCTCCCCTCGGATTTCTGTTCCAAAGTCTTACATCGAGATTTTAAGTCCTATCCTGTTATTATGAAAAAGATCCACTTACTACTCCTGCTTTTAATCTGTTTACTAGTGTCTTCCTGCGGGGCCGAAAAGAAAGATGCAACCAAAGAAGTAACCAATAAAAAAACAATTGCTGCAAAAGATAGAAATATGTTCGGCCTTGGCATCCCGCGCGGGTTAACGTTAAACTCGGAAGGCTTAACCGAAGGTTATGTGATGTTTGCCGTTCCTAATTCTGCCTCCGTTTACCTTATTAACCGAAAGGGCCAGGTAGTACACGAATGGAAAGGAAATTATAATGTGTTGGGGGCTTACTTAGGTAAAGACGGATCGCTGGTACAAAATGCTGCGGATCCAGATTTCCCGGTGTTTGCTGGTGGTGGAGAAAACGGAAGAATACAAAAAATTTCTTGGGACAATAAATTAACCTGGGACTTTGAATACGCGAATGAAGAATCTCACGCCCACCATGATTTCGCAGTAATGCCTAATGGAAACATATTAGCTATTGCCTGGGAAGCAAAAACCCTTCAGGAAGTTCTGGCTGCGGGCAGAAAACCAAAACTAACTCCCAAAGCTGGCCTTTGGCCCGATAAAATAGTAGAGATTGAACCACAAGGCAAACATGGTGGTAAAATCGTTTGGGAGTGGCATATCTGGGATCATTTAATTCAGGATTATGATTCTAAGAAAGCTAACTATGGCAACCCGGCAGACCACCCGGAATTATTAAATTTTAATACAGGAGATTCCATACCTCCCCTCATTTCCCAGGATAGCCTGGATGTTTTGATAGCCATGGGAAAGGAAAGGAGAAATAATACCCCTGAGAATATGCAATCTGATGTGTATCATGTTAATGCGGTTAAGTATAACCCGGAGTTGAACCAGATTGCTTTTAGTTCCCCTAATTTATGTGAAATCTTTATTATAGACCATAGTACTACCACGAAAGAAGCCGCTGGCCACACCGGTGGTCGCTGGGGCAAAGGAGGCGATTTCCTTTATCGTTGGGGCAATCCACTAAATTATCACCGGGGAGATTCTACGGATCAGAAATTATTTCACCAGCATGATGTTCGCTGGATTGAGAAAGGAAAGCCGGGGACAGGTAACCTAACCGTATTTAATAATGATATCCACAACCGCGACAGCCTGAACTATTCTGCAATTTATGAAATAGCTCCGCCTGTTGATAAAAATGGCAATTACCTTTTAGAAAAAGGAAAGCCTTATGGCCCCGAAAAACCAGTATGGACATACATAGCTCCAGATAGTGTTTCCTTTTGGGGTAGTTTTATTTCGGGTGCGCACCGAATGAACAACGGAAATACCTTTATCGACGAAGGTCCAAAAGGGCGTTATTTTGAGGTGACTAAAGAAGGTAAAATCGTTTGGCAATATTTAAATCCATACCGTGGTGAAATCCGGAAGCCAAACGGTGATCCTAATCCTTTAATGCCAATGGTTTTTAGTGGTTTCCGGGGCACATTTATTCCGGCAGATCACCCCGCCTTAGTCAATCGTAAATTGGAACCAGTAAATCCCCAACCAACTGCATTTGTTATGCCTTCCCCACCACAAAGTGTTAAAAAATAAAAGTAACCACGGTCATCAAATTAGTTAATAACATCTTTTGCTTCTTTAAGAGAGAACAAATAATTAGAATAAGGTTAGTTTTTATCATTGCTAAATAATCTTAAGGGCACCCTATAATGTTCACCAACACGCAAGCTACAACTGTGATAAATAAGCAATTGAAGTTGAAGTTCACTTTACTTTTGGTGAGTAGTCTGACCATTATGTCGGTTATTACCATTTCGCCGGCCTTACCCCAAATGACCCTCGCATTCTCAGCTGTAAAAAATGCAGCGTTCCTGGTTAAATTAGTATTAACGCTGCCGGCCTTAATGATTGCCATCTTCTCCCCAATTACCGGCTATCTGATTGACCGCTACGGCAGATTGCGTATTTTGTGGTTTTCACTGGCGCTATATGCTATTTCCGGTGCAGGCGGCTTTTTCCTGAATAATCTTTATCACCTCCTCTTATCCAGAGCAGCACTTGGTATAGCAGTAGGTATGTCTATGCCCATTGTAATTACCCTGATTGCGGACTACTTTGAAGGCCTGGAGCGCCAGAAATTTGTTGGCTTACAAATAGCGTTTATGTCTTTAGGCGGAATTTTGTTTATTGGGCTAGGCGGAATTTTAACAGACTTCGGCTGGAAATATCCGTTTCTTATTTATTTGTTTGCCCTTCTGGTACTTCCATTGAGTATGATGTATTTGCCCGAGCCGGCAGTTGTTGGGAAAAATAATCAGTTTAACCAGCACCTAAAAGCACCCCGCCAAATCTGGCTATTGTGCTTGAATACTATGATTATGTGGGTACTTTTCTTTTTAATACCGGTGCAAATACCCTTTCACCTGAAAGCCATTGGGATTGAAAAGAATTCGTTGATAGGTGCAGCTATTGCCATCAGCACAGCCTTTTCGGCAGCTTCATCTTTTTCCTATTCTAAAATCAAGGAGCACTTTAGTTCCCTTACTATATTTTCTTTGGGATACTTACTTATGGCTGCCGGATTTATCTGTATTTCTGTTTCTAACTCCTATCTATTGGTAATTTTAGCCATGATGTTATCAGGTCTGGGCATGGGAATGATGATTCCCAATACTAATATGTGGGTAATGAAAATTGCTCCGCCGGAAATTAGAGGGAAAGAAATCGGCAAGCTAACCACCTTTTGGTTCTTGGGCCAGTTCTTATCGCCCATTATTATTTACCCGGTTTTAACCATGCTTTCCATTTCCTCTACCTTTATGCTGGCCTCAGGATTTCTTTTCCTGCTTTCTATCAGCTTCCTAATTTTTCAATTTAGTATAACCGGAAAATCAGTTTCTCCAAAGCCAGTTGGATAATTCCTTCACATTTTATTTCATTCCTCCATCCTATGAACGTAACATCTGAACTTCACCAAAACACCTAGCACCTAAATAGCGCCCGCAATCCTATTTGGATGGATGGCTTACGCATTTTACTGGGGATCTTTCTTTTTGTTAAAGGTATTACCTTTTTAGAATACTCCAGCGATGTGTTGTATATATTCAGCTCCGACCAAGAAGTATTATCCTTGAAAAATACCTCCCTGATCACCAGCACTGTTCATATAGTAGGCGGGCTGATGATTGCCCTAGGTTGTTTAACGCGCTTTTGGCTTCTCTGTTAGTTACCAATCCTAGTGGCTGCTGTACTGGTCGTGAAC
Proteins encoded in this region:
- a CDS encoding aryl-sulfate sulfotransferase, translated to MKKIHLLLLLLICLLVSSCGAEKKDATKEVTNKKTIAAKDRNMFGLGIPRGLTLNSEGLTEGYVMFAVPNSASVYLINRKGQVVHEWKGNYNVLGAYLGKDGSLVQNAADPDFPVFAGGGENGRIQKISWDNKLTWDFEYANEESHAHHDFAVMPNGNILAIAWEAKTLQEVLAAGRKPKLTPKAGLWPDKIVEIEPQGKHGGKIVWEWHIWDHLIQDYDSKKANYGNPADHPELLNFNTGDSIPPLISQDSLDVLIAMGKERRNNTPENMQSDVYHVNAVKYNPELNQIAFSSPNLCEIFIIDHSTTTKEAAGHTGGRWGKGGDFLYRWGNPLNYHRGDSTDQKLFHQHDVRWIEKGKPGTGNLTVFNNDIHNRDSLNYSAIYEIAPPVDKNGNYLLEKGKPYGPEKPVWTYIAPDSVSFWGSFISGAHRMNNGNTFIDEGPKGRYFEVTKEGKIVWQYLNPYRGEIRKPNGDPNPLMPMVFSGFRGTFIPADHPALVNRKLEPVNPQPTAFVMPSPPQSVKK
- a CDS encoding DoxX family membrane protein: MDGLRILLGIFLFVKGITFLEYSSDVLYIFSSDQEVLSLKNTSLITSTVHIVGGLMIALGCLTRFWLLC
- a CDS encoding MFS transporter, which codes for MFTNTQATTVINKQLKLKFTLLLVSSLTIMSVITISPALPQMTLAFSAVKNAAFLVKLVLTLPALMIAIFSPITGYLIDRYGRLRILWFSLALYAISGAGGFFLNNLYHLLLSRAALGIAVGMSMPIVITLIADYFEGLERQKFVGLQIAFMSLGGILFIGLGGILTDFGWKYPFLIYLFALLVLPLSMMYLPEPAVVGKNNQFNQHLKAPRQIWLLCLNTMIMWVLFFLIPVQIPFHLKAIGIEKNSLIGAAIAISTAFSAASSFSYSKIKEHFSSLTIFSLGYLLMAAGFICISVSNSYLLVILAMMLSGLGMGMMIPNTNMWVMKIAPPEIRGKEIGKLTTFWFLGQFLSPIIIYPVLTMLSISSTFMLASGFLFLLSISFLIFQFSITGKSVSPKPVG